One region of Chitinophaga varians genomic DNA includes:
- a CDS encoding SusC/RagA family TonB-linked outer membrane protein: protein MIKRLLHAFSLLCLALSVQAQDLKITGIVRDETGSPLPGVTIIEKGLSSNGTTSASNGIFTITLKGPSKTLQFSFVGYLSREINVSNKNNVNITLSADSKSLKDVVVIGYQEVSRKKNTAAISSVKGDVIKDIPAPSFDMLLQGRVAGVNVQNFSGEPGVRNTFVVRGNTSVLRGYDAARAVSSPLFVIDGIPTTTDDISQMTYGQGTNTNLLAGLNPNDIESIDVLKDASAAAIYGSRGSNGVIIIKTRKAHAGKAQFNFSTYHGVSEQRKLTELVTGAEERRMKLDVLNQYNQWEDNYKLPQMLTDSLNPTFNNNTDWQGLFYQRGMIHNYDMSISGGTELVNYRVSLGHYNEEGILKNTGFKRYSMISNVSIQITPKLSNRTIFRLYRTDRPRSVNERTGGNFSFSSDALPSSFYKLTDAGEEFLVGNGRKMDKNINNSLQLSTVFNYAVLPSLMFNTTVSYEASNSNRDYYSPSVVRDNGFGFASSFADKSEHLTVFNTLEYTKKLGQHTVNLIGGQNMEYNAYRNTYADADFIASDYVNTVNTANKNFSTASSAFQEYGLQSLFARMNYDFKGRYLLSAVFNADASSKFGKNNRWGYFPSVSAGWIISDEAFMQSSSNWLSYLKIRGSYGITGSQPQDNYLGYNTYTVNAAKFGDKSNSPATTYNGGSVIIPNYSSGIAQKNLSWEQSIQSNIGLEATFFKDRIRLTVDAYSRGTSRGFFDYKLPIYSGYDLAKTNAIGIRNAGVELMINSKNLSEKSAVQWFTDFNISYNQNVITSLPNGGRSLIVSYNGGAYGFDYLLDVGKPVNQMFVFENRGVYSKDSDVPFNLLTGQPLKNVVGVAYKAGDPIIVDQVGNFNIKGPMDQIVGGDPNPKYTGGINNTISYKGFSFSFFLTFTLGRQILNSYMIRRYVNLFDGSGDDGETKLAKGALFDLSKVNYWKKPGDIADIPSLSLRSADRDYHYAWLDGSTMYIQNGSYCRLKNISVNYSFNPRVLKTLRLNRLRVYGIMDNVFTLQRSSIPDAEAVNAYGIYDGDGYPIPTKFTLGIDLGF from the coding sequence ATGATCAAGCGACTTTTACATGCTTTCAGTTTGTTGTGTCTCGCGCTATCAGTGCAGGCGCAAGACCTGAAGATAACGGGTATCGTCAGGGACGAAACCGGCTCACCGCTTCCGGGAGTTACCATCATTGAGAAAGGCCTTTCTTCCAATGGCACCACCTCCGCAAGCAATGGTATCTTTACCATCACCTTAAAGGGACCATCCAAAACACTTCAATTCTCTTTTGTTGGTTATTTGTCACGCGAAATCAATGTCAGCAATAAGAACAATGTAAACATCACCCTGTCGGCAGATTCAAAATCACTCAAAGACGTAGTGGTGATCGGCTACCAGGAAGTATCGCGGAAGAAAAACACTGCAGCCATTTCCAGCGTAAAGGGCGATGTGATCAAAGACATACCTGCGCCCAGCTTTGACATGTTACTGCAGGGCCGTGTTGCCGGCGTAAACGTGCAGAACTTTTCCGGCGAACCGGGAGTTCGCAATACTTTTGTGGTAAGGGGCAACACCTCCGTGCTCAGAGGCTATGATGCCGCCAGGGCCGTCAGTTCCCCGCTCTTCGTGATCGACGGCATCCCCACCACTACCGACGACATCAGCCAGATGACATATGGCCAGGGCACCAATACCAACCTGCTGGCCGGCCTGAACCCAAACGACATAGAATCCATTGACGTACTGAAAGACGCTTCTGCCGCCGCCATATATGGTTCCAGGGGCTCCAACGGCGTAATTATCATTAAAACAAGAAAAGCACATGCCGGAAAAGCACAATTCAATTTCAGCACCTACCATGGCGTGTCAGAACAACGTAAGCTCACCGAACTGGTGACCGGGGCGGAAGAACGAAGAATGAAACTGGATGTGCTCAACCAGTACAACCAATGGGAAGACAATTACAAACTGCCGCAGATGCTTACCGACAGCCTCAATCCAACCTTCAACAACAACACCGACTGGCAAGGGCTTTTCTATCAGCGAGGCATGATCCACAATTATGACATGTCTATCTCCGGCGGCACAGAGCTGGTCAACTACCGCGTGAGCCTCGGTCACTACAACGAAGAAGGCATCCTGAAAAATACCGGGTTCAAAAGATACAGCATGATCTCCAACGTAAGCATACAGATCACGCCCAAACTCAGTAACCGCACCATCTTCCGGTTATACAGAACAGACCGGCCGCGCTCTGTCAATGAACGTACCGGCGGTAACTTCTCCTTCAGCAGCGACGCACTGCCCTCATCCTTCTACAAACTCACCGATGCCGGTGAAGAGTTCCTGGTGGGCAACGGCCGCAAGATGGACAAGAACATCAACAACAGCCTGCAGCTGAGCACAGTCTTTAACTATGCCGTGCTGCCATCACTGATGTTCAATACCACCGTATCATACGAGGCCTCCAATTCCAACCGTGATTACTATTCACCCAGCGTAGTGAGAGACAACGGTTTCGGCTTTGCCTCTTCCTTTGCAGACAAATCCGAACACCTCACCGTCTTTAACACCCTTGAATACACGAAAAAGCTGGGCCAGCATACGGTGAACCTGATCGGTGGCCAGAACATGGAGTACAATGCTTACCGCAATACTTATGCAGATGCAGACTTCATTGCGAGCGACTATGTCAATACCGTTAACACGGCCAACAAAAATTTCAGCACCGCCAGTTCCGCGTTCCAGGAATACGGTCTTCAGAGCCTCTTTGCAAGGATGAACTATGACTTCAAAGGTAGATACCTGCTGTCTGCCGTTTTTAATGCCGATGCCTCTTCCAAGTTTGGCAAAAACAACCGCTGGGGCTATTTCCCTTCTGTATCGGCAGGCTGGATCATCAGTGATGAAGCATTTATGCAAAGCAGCAGCAACTGGCTCAGTTACCTGAAAATACGCGGCAGCTATGGCATTACCGGAAGTCAGCCGCAGGACAACTACCTCGGCTACAACACTTACACGGTAAATGCCGCCAAATTCGGCGATAAGAGCAACTCACCCGCCACCACCTACAACGGAGGCTCCGTGATCATCCCTAACTATTCAAGCGGCATCGCGCAGAAAAACCTTTCCTGGGAACAATCCATCCAAAGCAACATCGGACTGGAGGCCACTTTCTTCAAAGACCGCATCCGCCTCACCGTAGACGCCTATTCCCGTGGCACCAGCCGCGGTTTCTTCGACTACAAACTGCCGATCTACAGCGGCTATGACCTCGCCAAGACAAATGCCATCGGCATCCGCAATGCCGGCGTGGAACTGATGATCAACAGTAAAAACCTGTCAGAGAAAAGCGCGGTACAATGGTTCACCGACTTCAATATTTCCTACAACCAGAACGTGATCACCAGCCTGCCTAACGGCGGCAGAAGCCTTATTGTGTCGTATAACGGCGGCGCCTATGGTTTTGACTATCTGCTTGACGTAGGTAAACCCGTTAACCAGATGTTCGTGTTTGAAAACAGGGGCGTTTATTCCAAAGATTCCGATGTGCCCTTTAACCTCCTTACAGGGCAGCCGTTGAAAAACGTGGTGGGCGTGGCTTACAAGGCCGGCGACCCGATCATCGTGGACCAGGTAGGCAACTTCAATATCAAAGGCCCCATGGACCAGATCGTGGGCGGCGATCCCAACCCAAAATATACCGGTGGTATTAATAATACCATTTCCTATAAAGGGTTTTCATTTTCGTTCTTTCTCACTTTCACCCTCGGACGCCAGATATTGAACTCCTATATGATCCGCCGTTATGTCAACCTGTTCGACGGCAGTGGCGACGATGGCGAAACCAAGCTGGCCAAAGGCGCGCTCTTCGACCTGAGCAAGGTGAACTACTGGAAAAAGCCGGGAGATATCGCTGATATTCCCTCGCTCTCCCTGCGTTCAGCCGACCGGGACTATCACTACGCCTGGCTGGATGGCTCCACCATGTATATCCAGAACGGCTCCTACTGCCGTCTGAAGAACATCAGCGTTAACTACTCCTTTAATCCGCGGGTACTGAAAACACTAAGGCTCAACCGGCTCCGTGTATACGGCATCATGGATAACGTGTTCACGCTGCAGCGGTCCTCCATTCCGGATGCGGAAGCCGTAAATGCCTATGGCATTTATGACGGCGACGGGTACCCTATCCCGACAAAATTCACACTGGGAATTGATCTGGGCTTTTAA
- a CDS encoding lanthionine synthetase LanC family protein, translated as MESPDKKIIETELARIAQLVLPGLQKETIAEKTDLFNGSAGIILFYLRLYDYYKQQHYLDVCITASDTLLWHPKVLQQQYYTLYTGATGLLYLCVKMYEATTYQRYLDRALELTAHFKDDISEGVLQDDWLSGHAGNMFMLTYLHAYTQEETLLPVIRSLTDKLIQQARPALKGWRWGHVKMSYDSLTGFSHGASGIAYALMQVGAYFRDEGLQYLAEQALEYEMQYYDAAAGNWLDLRLTSTCLEREDFFHWDIRRFREDAADTNTWAHGAAGIGVARLFAHRQTSRPEYLQQVEDALQRSLKDAQLLQRGDFTLCSGYGGIVLLLLQAAQVLGRPALRQTAQVIASAAVRYREVHGTYNSYVPTMMQDPGLFSGLAGVGYLLASVLMPYNEDAVLHPVIGINRQASPLYAPGAVKQQLFARYYPHTFALLKTHGWTLPDTENINTLEDHLQHAINTLPGESRVRVTDCFAFEQQLTSLWREHKGLLYYTRRKEIFGGLPEAAPDKVLQLKWTVVEQVLLCRTQWQWDQQERSGEAGEYYYLLQAYEYGVAVYPVGKLTAAIFDHLQGGYTLEEILLRCFNTADREQALSALVAQTLSMRRQGFIQPVS; from the coding sequence ATGGAATCCCCGGATAAAAAGATCATAGAAACGGAATTGGCCCGTATTGCACAACTGGTACTGCCTGGCCTGCAAAAGGAAACCATCGCCGAAAAGACGGACCTGTTCAACGGCAGCGCCGGTATTATCCTTTTTTATCTGCGGCTATATGACTATTACAAACAACAGCATTACCTGGACGTTTGTATAACAGCATCGGATACACTGCTCTGGCATCCAAAGGTATTGCAACAACAGTACTATACGCTGTACACCGGCGCCACAGGACTGTTGTACCTGTGTGTCAAAATGTACGAAGCCACTACATATCAGCGTTACCTGGACCGCGCGCTGGAACTGACAGCGCATTTCAAAGATGACATATCAGAGGGCGTATTGCAGGACGACTGGCTGAGCGGCCATGCCGGCAATATGTTTATGCTCACTTACCTGCATGCATATACGCAGGAAGAAACGCTGCTGCCGGTCATCCGGTCGCTGACGGACAAACTGATCCAACAGGCACGGCCGGCGCTGAAAGGATGGAGATGGGGCCATGTGAAGATGAGTTATGACAGCCTGACCGGTTTCTCCCATGGCGCTTCCGGCATCGCTTATGCACTGATGCAGGTGGGTGCATACTTCAGGGACGAAGGATTGCAATATCTGGCGGAACAGGCACTGGAATATGAAATGCAGTACTATGACGCCGCCGCCGGCAACTGGCTGGACCTACGCCTGACCAGTACCTGCCTGGAGCGGGAAGACTTTTTCCACTGGGACATCCGGCGTTTCCGGGAAGATGCCGCTGATACGAATACCTGGGCCCATGGCGCAGCAGGCATTGGTGTTGCCCGATTGTTCGCGCACAGGCAAACGTCCCGGCCAGAGTATCTGCAACAGGTGGAGGATGCCCTGCAACGGTCACTGAAAGACGCACAGTTGCTGCAACGCGGTGACTTCACGCTGTGCAGTGGCTACGGTGGTATTGTTTTGCTGCTGTTGCAGGCAGCGCAAGTATTGGGAAGGCCGGCATTGCGGCAAACAGCGCAGGTAATAGCGTCAGCAGCTGTTCGTTACCGGGAGGTGCACGGCACTTATAACAGCTACGTGCCTACGATGATGCAGGACCCTGGACTGTTCTCCGGCCTTGCCGGCGTAGGGTATTTGCTGGCATCTGTATTGATGCCCTATAACGAGGATGCGGTACTGCATCCGGTCATCGGTATTAACCGGCAGGCAAGTCCTTTGTATGCGCCTGGCGCAGTCAAACAGCAGCTGTTTGCCAGGTACTATCCTCATACGTTTGCACTGTTGAAAACACATGGGTGGACATTGCCGGATACAGAAAACATAAATACCCTGGAAGATCATCTACAGCATGCTATAAATACGCTGCCGGGAGAAAGCCGTGTGCGGGTGACGGACTGTTTTGCGTTTGAGCAGCAGCTGACTTCCTTGTGGCGGGAACATAAAGGACTGTTATATTACACGAGGCGGAAAGAAATTTTCGGGGGTCTGCCGGAAGCTGCTCCGGATAAGGTGTTGCAGCTAAAGTGGACGGTTGTGGAACAAGTGCTGTTGTGCCGTACACAATGGCAGTGGGACCAACAGGAAAGATCCGGCGAGGCGGGGGAGTATTATTATCTGCTACAGGCTTACGAATATGGTGTGGCGGTTTATCCTGTTGGTAAACTGACAGCTGCCATTTTTGATCATCTTCAGGGAGGTTACACGCTGGAAGAAATATTACTCCGCTGTTTTAATACGGCCGACCGGGAGCAGGCATTGTCGGCGCTCGTGGCACAAACGCTCTCCATGCGGCGGCAGGGTTTCATTCAACCGGTTAGCTGA
- a CDS encoding pinensin family lanthipeptide, giving the protein MKDQSINLQLSIDDLKIDSFVTSLDNEMNMRLAGGLAGQSHPTHTLQTDDEGHLCTTIIC; this is encoded by the coding sequence ATGAAAGATCAATCCATCAATCTCCAGTTGAGCATCGACGACCTGAAAATTGACAGCTTCGTCACCAGCCTTGACAACGAAATGAACATGCGCCTTGCCGGTGGCCTCGCGGGCCAGAGCCACCCAACGCATACCCTGCAGACAGATGACGAGGGCCATCTGTGCACCACTATCATCTGCTAA
- a CDS encoding DUF5007 domain-containing protein, producing MKSIQRIYEKGLLILLVIAAFMSCKKIVPGYISDQIRYVDDTFRVPKGTYFTADARSFQGDGTSYPLSVKLVDIRDLATGKSIKAFTDSQEILVFTKLFDPNRDTTVEQLNAIRTKQRVPPLQIVEKSGQLIINNGSINIPNGNYTFDISVANERGIKIFKNISVIQLYLLEFQDISKGCAWFKNNTTTSGDIGSPDMTYKKLSNDGFRVILKVTDKNGTPFNPKAGELIKRGDRPLFESYSRFHPVQYTDSSMICDFEVTPFPLKEVTGYGYLMYYRIPSDFVKIDPGVAPTTDPVYSVNPRFSFRLFVPGTYEVTVKVPKVTRKSV from the coding sequence ATGAAATCAATCCAACGCATATACGAAAAAGGACTGCTGATACTGCTGGTCATCGCAGCGTTCATGTCCTGCAAAAAAATCGTCCCCGGCTATATCAGCGATCAGATCAGATACGTGGACGACACTTTCCGTGTACCCAAAGGCACCTACTTTACCGCAGATGCACGTTCTTTCCAGGGCGATGGCACCAGCTATCCGCTAAGCGTAAAGCTGGTCGACATCCGTGACCTCGCCACCGGTAAATCCATTAAGGCCTTTACCGATTCACAGGAAATACTGGTATTTACCAAACTGTTCGATCCCAACAGGGACACTACTGTGGAGCAATTGAATGCTATCCGGACCAAACAGCGCGTTCCACCTTTGCAGATAGTAGAGAAATCGGGCCAGCTGATCATTAACAATGGCTCTATCAATATTCCCAATGGCAACTATACTTTCGATATCAGCGTGGCCAACGAAAGAGGCATCAAGATATTCAAGAATATATCCGTGATTCAATTGTACCTGCTGGAGTTCCAGGACATCAGCAAAGGCTGCGCCTGGTTCAAGAACAATACCACCACCAGCGGCGATATCGGTTCACCGGATATGACGTACAAAAAATTATCCAACGATGGTTTCCGGGTGATCCTGAAAGTCACGGACAAAAACGGCACGCCGTTTAACCCGAAAGCAGGAGAGCTTATCAAACGTGGCGACAGGCCGTTATTTGAAAGCTACTCGCGCTTCCACCCGGTACAGTATACCGATTCCAGCATGATCTGTGATTTTGAGGTAACTCCTTTCCCGCTGAAGGAAGTTACGGGATACGGATACCTCATGTATTACAGGATACCGAGCGACTTTGTGAAAATAGATCCGGGCGTAGCCCCTACCACCGATCCTGTCTATAGCGTAAACCCCCGGTTTTCGTTCAGACTGTTTGTCCCGGGCACTTATGAAGTGACCGTTAAGGTGCCCAAAGTCACCAGGAAGAGCGTCTAA
- a CDS encoding RagB/SusD family nutrient uptake outer membrane protein gives MKRIHIIVCLLCMASMLGMSCKKVLELNPRETPSSGVYWQNENDALAGLLGGYSLLRDALTDENRYYVYGDVPCNTFLITYGSDYAIHQLRDGSFDGSYYGYLENLQDWTPFYKAIAQANLLIKKIPAIPVSAFKVQDRKNYFLGEAYYLRAFNYFFISKVWGDVPLVTEAVEDVSEAKNYGREAQQKVLEQAIADLEQAKKLLPVTTENTGDRGIRASLATALALEAHIYAWMGNYAKCEENTREIVNNPGKFNLTFITDSATYVKMTLGHSTESIFEININYNQNEGSKKGIAERTLYDPFLATRKPVNTDDVPWLVNMETIDKIYDRFGSDTTDLRFKVWYYALDGRWPMLRKYSSVIYKDGDIKRDPWFSNNILVSRLSDIILLRAEALFKLGDEPGARALVDKIRQRAGVTPTDPSLTGDDLFTFIVYERVRELYAEGQTYWDLCRTKKLGDFNDKLSGSFTQGNANYGRTYWPINRDIFKDNPLMKQTPYWNGRL, from the coding sequence ATGAAACGAATACATATAATTGTCTGCCTTCTGTGCATGGCCAGCATGCTGGGGATGTCCTGTAAAAAAGTGCTGGAACTGAATCCCCGGGAAACACCGTCCAGCGGTGTTTATTGGCAGAATGAAAACGATGCGCTGGCCGGCCTGCTCGGCGGCTACTCGCTCCTCCGCGATGCACTCACCGATGAAAACCGCTACTACGTATACGGCGATGTTCCGTGTAACACGTTCCTCATCACCTATGGCAGTGACTACGCCATACACCAGTTGCGTGACGGCTCCTTTGATGGTTCCTACTACGGTTACCTGGAAAACCTTCAGGACTGGACACCCTTCTACAAAGCGATCGCACAGGCCAATCTGCTGATCAAAAAAATACCGGCCATTCCTGTCAGTGCATTTAAAGTACAGGACAGAAAAAACTATTTTCTCGGCGAAGCATACTACCTCCGTGCATTCAACTATTTCTTCATTTCGAAGGTATGGGGAGATGTGCCGCTTGTTACTGAGGCCGTAGAAGATGTGTCGGAAGCTAAAAACTATGGCCGTGAGGCCCAGCAGAAAGTGCTGGAACAAGCCATCGCCGACCTGGAACAGGCCAAAAAACTATTGCCGGTAACGACAGAAAACACCGGTGACCGCGGCATCAGGGCCAGCCTTGCCACCGCCCTGGCACTGGAAGCACACATCTATGCCTGGATGGGCAACTATGCCAAATGTGAAGAGAACACCCGTGAGATCGTGAACAATCCCGGCAAATTTAACCTCACGTTCATCACCGACTCCGCCACCTACGTGAAGATGACCCTCGGACATTCCACGGAGAGCATCTTCGAAATCAATATCAACTACAATCAGAATGAAGGCTCCAAAAAAGGTATCGCCGAAAGAACGCTGTACGACCCGTTCCTGGCTACCCGTAAACCAGTAAATACCGATGATGTTCCCTGGCTCGTGAATATGGAGACTATCGACAAAATCTATGACCGCTTCGGTAGCGACACCACCGATCTGCGTTTCAAAGTATGGTACTATGCGCTTGATGGCAGATGGCCCATGCTCAGGAAATATTCCAGCGTCATCTATAAAGATGGCGACATCAAACGGGACCCCTGGTTTTCCAATAATATCCTGGTCTCCCGTTTGTCAGATATTATACTGCTCCGCGCAGAAGCGCTCTTCAAACTGGGTGATGAACCGGGCGCACGCGCACTGGTGGACAAGATCCGGCAACGCGCCGGAGTAACGCCAACCGACCCGTCCCTCACCGGTGACGACCTCTTTACTTTCATCGTATACGAAAGAGTAAGAGAGTTATATGCCGAAGGACAGACCTACTGGGACCTCTGCCGCACTAAAAAGCTGGGGGACTTCAACGACAAACTCTCCGGCTCATTCACCCAGGGAAACGCCAACTACGGCAGGACCTACTGGCCTATCAACAGGGACATCTTCAAAGACAACCCTCTGATGAAACAAACACCTTACTGGAACGGAAGACTGTAA
- a CDS encoding fasciclin domain-containing protein, whose protein sequence is MKKITHYIFLGCILLVAFQSCKKDYIVGGNLHSAKFNGSTYEYLHTNHLFDTLILLIDKTGLKDEVNANNTTFFAPTNYCINNYVKKVVQTRLQLQTGDENLVFNFDQLDFPGLKDSLRAYIFQGNITRDSLNKYGTMYSAKDGEQRLITLEEDPSNTYVNAGFTERPKYIYITKIFGTRDPVDPDSLAALPESQRDVKDIIQSSGIITNNGVVHVIGNSHIFTFAKQPK, encoded by the coding sequence ATGAAAAAGATCACCCACTATATCTTTCTTGGCTGTATACTGCTGGTGGCATTCCAGTCCTGCAAAAAGGATTATATCGTTGGCGGGAACCTTCATTCCGCCAAATTCAACGGAAGTACGTACGAATACCTCCATACTAACCACCTGTTTGATACGCTTATCCTCCTGATTGACAAGACAGGATTAAAAGACGAAGTAAATGCCAACAATACCACTTTCTTTGCTCCGACCAACTATTGCATTAATAATTATGTAAAAAAAGTGGTACAGACTAGGCTGCAATTGCAGACCGGCGATGAAAACCTGGTATTCAACTTCGACCAGCTGGATTTTCCCGGCCTGAAAGACTCCCTGCGGGCTTATATCTTCCAGGGAAACATTACGCGTGACTCCCTGAATAAGTACGGGACCATGTATTCGGCCAAAGACGGAGAACAACGCCTCATCACCCTGGAGGAAGACCCCAGCAATACATATGTGAACGCCGGCTTCACGGAACGTCCGAAATATATTTATATCACCAAAATCTTTGGCACCAGGGACCCGGTAGATCCGGACTCGCTGGCCGCTTTGCCGGAATCACAGCGGGATGTAAAAGACATCATCCAGTCGTCTGGCATCATTACCAACAATGGGGTGGTGCATGTAATAGGCAACTCCCATATTTTCACTTTCGCCAAGCAACCAAAATAA